A region of Desulfolithobacter dissulfuricans DNA encodes the following proteins:
- the trpS gene encoding tryptophan--tRNA ligase translates to MKRILSGIQPSGQLHIGNYFGMMKTMISNMENADLYVFIVDLHALTSVHDRDRLRQGTLEAAADFLALGLDPDRCTFWVQSDVPEVCELMWVLSTMTPMGLLERCHSYKDKVAKGISPSHGLFSYPVLMAADILLFQAEIVPVGKDQKQHLEVTRDIAIKFNNTYGETFVLPEPAISESTAIVPGVDGQKMSKSYGNTIPIFLDDKPLRKRVMAIQTDSTPVEDPKDPEKCNLFALFKLFAPEDRLKEVHDLYVNGGAAYGYIKQELFELIRDYFGEARARKKELLENQDYLREVLAKGAEKARAKAVQTLDLVRDRVGLTY, encoded by the coding sequence ATGAAACGGATTCTTTCTGGTATTCAGCCTTCGGGCCAGCTGCACATCGGTAACTATTTCGGCATGATGAAGACCATGATCTCCAATATGGAGAACGCGGATCTCTATGTTTTCATCGTCGACCTCCACGCCCTCACCTCGGTCCATGACCGGGACCGGTTGCGCCAGGGTACCCTGGAGGCGGCGGCGGATTTCCTGGCCCTGGGTCTGGATCCGGACCGGTGTACCTTCTGGGTCCAGTCAGATGTGCCTGAGGTCTGCGAACTGATGTGGGTGCTCTCCACCATGACCCCCATGGGCCTGCTGGAGCGGTGCCATTCCTACAAGGACAAGGTGGCCAAGGGGATTTCTCCCAGTCACGGTCTGTTCAGCTACCCGGTGCTGATGGCGGCCGATATCCTGCTCTTTCAGGCGGAAATCGTGCCTGTGGGTAAGGACCAGAAACAGCACCTGGAGGTGACTCGCGACATTGCCATCAAGTTCAATAACACCTATGGCGAGACCTTTGTCCTGCCTGAACCTGCCATCTCCGAATCCACCGCCATTGTCCCGGGTGTTGACGGCCAGAAAATGTCCAAGTCCTACGGTAATACCATCCCCATCTTCCTGGATGACAAGCCGCTCAGAAAACGGGTCATGGCCATCCAGACCGATTCCACCCCGGTGGAAGATCCCAAGGACCCGGAGAAGTGCAACCTGTTTGCCCTGTTCAAACTTTTCGCTCCGGAAGACCGGTTGAAAGAGGTCCATGATCTCTATGTGAATGGCGGCGCAGCCTACGGCTATATCAAGCAGGAGCTGTTCGAGCTCATACGTGATTATTTCGGCGAGGCCCGTGCCAGGAAGAAAGAACTGCTGGAAAACCAGGATTATCTTCGCGAAGTGCTGGCCAAAGGAGCAGAAAAGGCCAGGGCCAAAGCGGTACAAACCCTGGATCTGGTACGCGACAGGGTTGGGCTTACCTACTGA